A single Streptomyces sp. 2114.4 DNA region contains:
- a CDS encoding ABC transporter ATP-binding protein encodes MIRFEQVSVTYGDAAAPAVQGIDLTVPEGELCLLVGPSGVGKSTVLNAVCGLVPHFTGGTLRGRVSVDGRDTRTHKPRELADVVGTVGQDPRAHFVTDTVEDELAYGMESLGLAPDVMRRRVEETLDLLGLAELRDRALTTLSGGQLQRVAIGSVLTTHPKVLVLDEPTSALDPAAAEEVLAVLQRLVHDLGTTVLLAEHRLERVVQYADQVILLPSPGAPPVIGTPADIMAVSPVHPPVVALGRLARWSPLPLSVRDARRKAAPLRERLAGVRPPARETGTGTGGGTGTGAGLGATPASAGSPAGAAAVVRGLSVRRGRTEALHDVDLTVRGGEMLALMGRNGAGKSTLLATLVGMHAPFSGTVRVGGVTPHRTSPRALLRHAGLVPQEPRDLLYADTVAAECTAADQDADAAPGSCRALVTRLLPDVPDSVHPRDLSEGQRLALALAIVLTARPPLLLLDEPTRGLDYAAKARLIEVLRALAAEGHALVLATHDVELAAELAHRVVLLADGEIVADGPTDEVVVSSPSFAPQVAKVLSPLPWLTVPQVAHALETAT; translated from the coding sequence GTGATCCGGTTCGAGCAGGTCTCGGTCACCTACGGGGACGCCGCGGCGCCCGCCGTCCAGGGCATCGACCTGACCGTCCCCGAGGGCGAACTCTGTCTCCTGGTCGGCCCTTCCGGCGTCGGCAAGTCCACCGTCCTGAACGCCGTGTGCGGCCTCGTCCCGCACTTCACCGGCGGCACCCTGCGCGGCCGGGTCAGCGTCGACGGACGGGACACCCGTACCCATAAACCGCGTGAACTGGCCGATGTGGTCGGCACCGTGGGCCAGGACCCGCGGGCGCACTTCGTCACCGACACCGTCGAGGACGAACTCGCCTACGGGATGGAGTCGCTGGGCCTCGCGCCCGACGTGATGCGCCGCCGTGTCGAGGAGACCCTGGATCTGCTGGGCCTGGCCGAACTGCGCGACCGCGCCCTCACCACCCTCTCGGGCGGCCAGCTGCAGCGGGTGGCGATCGGCTCGGTCCTCACCACCCACCCCAAGGTCCTGGTCCTTGACGAACCGACGTCGGCACTCGACCCCGCCGCCGCCGAAGAGGTCCTTGCCGTCCTCCAGCGCCTGGTCCACGACCTCGGCACCACGGTCCTGCTCGCCGAACACCGCCTGGAGCGGGTGGTCCAGTACGCCGACCAGGTCATCCTGCTCCCGTCCCCCGGCGCGCCCCCGGTCATCGGCACCCCCGCCGACATCATGGCCGTCTCCCCCGTCCACCCCCCGGTGGTGGCTCTGGGCCGCCTGGCCCGCTGGTCGCCGCTCCCGCTGTCCGTACGTGACGCCCGCCGGAAGGCCGCACCCCTGCGCGAGCGGCTGGCGGGAGTCAGGCCGCCGGCGCGGGAGACGGGTACGGGTACGGGCGGGGGCACGGGTACGGGCGCGGGCCTGGGGGCCACGCCGGCCTCCGCGGGCTCCCCCGCCGGTGCCGCCGCGGTCGTCCGTGGGCTCAGTGTCCGCCGGGGGCGGACCGAGGCGCTGCACGACGTGGACCTGACCGTGCGGGGCGGCGAGATGCTGGCCTTGATGGGGCGGAACGGCGCGGGGAAGTCCACCCTGCTCGCCACCCTCGTCGGTATGCACGCACCGTTCTCCGGGACGGTGCGGGTCGGTGGCGTCACCCCGCACCGCACCAGCCCGCGGGCCCTCCTGCGGCATGCCGGCCTCGTCCCGCAGGAGCCTCGCGACCTCCTGTACGCCGACACCGTCGCGGCCGAGTGCACCGCGGCCGACCAGGACGCGGACGCCGCCCCCGGCAGCTGCCGGGCCCTGGTCACCCGGCTGCTGCCGGACGTCCCCGACTCCGTCCACCCCCGCGATCTGTCCGAGGGCCAGCGCCTCGCCCTGGCCCTGGCCATCGTGCTGACCGCCCGGCCTCCGCTGCTCCTCCTCGACGAGCCCACCCGTGGCCTGGACTACGCCGCCAAGGCCCGTCTGATCGAGGTGCTGCGGGCACTGGCCGCCGAGGGCCACGCCCTCGTCCTGGCCACCCATGACGTGGAACTCGCCGCCGAACTGGCCCACCGGGTCGTCCTCCTGGCCGACGGTGAGATCGTCGCCGACGGTCCCACCGATGAGGTCGTGGTCTCCTCTCCCTCCTTCGCACCGCAGGTCGCCAAGGTGCTCTCCCCGCTGCCCTGGCTGACCGTTCCCCAGGTGGCACACGCCCTGGAGACCGCCACGTGA
- a CDS encoding ECF transporter S component — MSAHPHLPEGDEPRTGPGRQARAVRLGPRSVAALVLVSAIGVMAFGWPLLADSASGLAHSRDAPWLFAALLPMLLAVVVATIADTGLDAKAIAMLGVLAAAGAAMRPLGAGTAGIEPMFFLMVLSGRVLGPGFGFVLGSVAMFASALLTGGVGPWMPFQMLSMGWVSMGAGLLPGAMGDPPARAKPRAWGRLRGRRELAVLAAYGAVSALLYGLVMNLQGWPYIGGMASGVSFVPGDPLDQNLARYLAYCLATSLGWDVPRALVTVLLTCTLGGTVLKALRRATRRAAFDVPVSFPSEPAGGKQP; from the coding sequence ATGAGCGCACACCCGCACCTGCCGGAGGGCGACGAGCCGCGCACCGGGCCCGGCCGCCAGGCCCGTGCCGTACGGCTCGGCCCCCGCTCCGTCGCCGCGCTGGTCCTCGTCTCGGCCATCGGCGTGATGGCCTTCGGATGGCCGCTGCTCGCCGACTCCGCCTCCGGGCTCGCCCATTCCCGGGACGCGCCCTGGCTGTTCGCCGCGTTGCTGCCGATGCTGCTCGCCGTGGTCGTGGCGACCATCGCCGACACCGGCCTGGACGCCAAGGCCATCGCGATGCTCGGCGTCCTGGCCGCGGCCGGGGCCGCGATGCGCCCGCTGGGCGCGGGGACGGCCGGTATCGAGCCGATGTTCTTTCTGATGGTGCTGTCGGGGCGGGTGCTCGGCCCCGGCTTCGGGTTCGTGCTGGGGTCGGTGGCGATGTTCGCGTCCGCGCTGCTGACCGGCGGTGTCGGCCCGTGGATGCCGTTCCAGATGCTGTCGATGGGGTGGGTGTCGATGGGCGCCGGCCTGCTGCCGGGGGCCATGGGGGACCCCCCTGCTCGAGCGAAGCCGAGAGCTTGGGGGAGGCTGCGCGGCCGCCGTGAACTGGCCGTGCTCGCCGCCTACGGAGCCGTCTCCGCCCTCCTCTACGGCCTGGTCATGAACCTTCAGGGCTGGCCCTACATCGGCGGCATGGCCTCGGGGGTCTCCTTCGTCCCCGGAGACCCGCTCGACCAGAACCTCGCCCGCTACCTCGCCTACTGCCTCGCCACGTCCCTCGGCTGGGACGTCCCCCGGGCCCTGGTCACCGTGCTCCTCACCTGCACGCTGGGCGGCACCGTCCTCAAGGCCCTGCGCCGCGCCACCCGCCGCGCAGCCTTCGACGTCCCCGTCTCCTTCCCTTCCGAGCCCGCAGGCGGGAAACAGCCCTAG
- a CDS encoding APH(3'') family aminoglycoside O-phosphotransferase, which translates to MRDRPGPRTVSPVLLGGGGDLGDWLPVTAGESDAAVFRSADGTRYAKCVVAADAADLKAERDRVAWLSDQGVPGPRVLDWHCGDAGACLVTGAVSGIPADQVSPADLRASWERIADAVRRLHEVPVQQCPFRRDLDKMVAVARDVVTRGAVNPEFLPVEQQHTPASELLARLVPQVARRQGQEAADTVVCHGDLCLPNIVLDPQTLDVSGFIDLGRLGLADRYADLALLLTNARETWPDEEGARAADAAFAERYGIAIDQDRLRFYLHLDPLTWG; encoded by the coding sequence ATGAGGGATCGTCCCGGACCTCGGACTGTGTCGCCAGTGCTGCTGGGTGGGGGTGGCGACTTGGGTGACTGGCTGCCCGTCACCGCGGGCGAGTCGGATGCCGCCGTCTTCCGCAGCGCGGACGGCACCCGGTACGCCAAGTGTGTAGTGGCAGCGGACGCAGCCGATCTGAAGGCTGAGCGTGACCGGGTCGCATGGCTGAGCGACCAGGGTGTCCCGGGGCCACGAGTGCTTGACTGGCACTGCGGTGATGCGGGTGCCTGCCTTGTGACCGGTGCCGTCTCCGGCATACCCGCCGACCAAGTGTCCCCTGCGGACCTGCGAGCCTCCTGGGAACGCATCGCGGATGCGGTTCGCAGGCTGCACGAGGTGCCCGTACAGCAGTGCCCGTTCCGCCGGGACTTGGACAAGATGGTCGCCGTGGCGCGCGACGTGGTGACCCGTGGCGCGGTGAACCCGGAGTTCCTCCCTGTCGAGCAGCAGCACACGCCGGCCTCGGAGCTGCTGGCCCGCCTCGTCCCTCAGGTCGCGCGGCGACAGGGCCAGGAGGCCGCCGACACGGTCGTCTGCCACGGAGACCTGTGCCTGCCCAACATCGTCCTCGACCCGCAGACCCTGGACGTGTCGGGTTTCATCGATCTGGGACGCCTTGGGCTGGCCGACCGCTACGCCGACCTGGCGCTCCTGCTCACCAACGCGCGGGAGACATGGCCGGATGAGGAGGGGGCGCGGGCTGCGGACGCGGCGTTCGCCGAGAGGTACGGCATTGCCATCGACCAGGACCGCCTGCGCTTCTACCTCCATCTCGACCCGCTCACCTGGGGCTGA
- a CDS encoding steroid 3-ketoacyl-CoA thiolase, whose amino-acid sequence MAAEPVIVEAVRTPIGKRQGALANLHPAYLLGETYRELLARTGIQPDCVEQIVGGTVTHAGEQSMNPARNAWLAMGLPYETAATTVDCQCGSSQQANHMVANMIAAGVIDIGIGCGVEAMSRVPLGSGSKHGPGKPWPDEWNVDLPNQFEAAERIARKRGLTRGDVDSLGLRSQERAAAAWAEERFKRETFAVQVPTTEDEQAAGQGMWRLVDRDEGLRDTSLEALGGLKPVMPTAVHTAGNSSQISDGAAAVMWASKRMARALKLKPRARIVAQALVGSDPHFHLDGPIDATRAVLGKAGMSLRDIDLVEINEAFASVVLSWAQVFEQDLGKVNVNGGAIALGHPVGATGARLLTTALHELERRDKEFALITMCAGGALATGTIIQRL is encoded by the coding sequence ATGGCCGCGGAACCCGTCATCGTCGAAGCAGTACGCACCCCGATCGGCAAGCGCCAAGGCGCGCTCGCCAACCTCCACCCCGCCTATCTCCTGGGCGAGACCTACCGCGAACTCCTCGCCCGTACGGGCATCCAGCCCGACTGCGTCGAACAGATCGTCGGCGGCACCGTCACCCACGCCGGTGAACAGTCCATGAACCCGGCACGCAACGCCTGGCTGGCGATGGGCCTCCCGTACGAGACCGCCGCGACCACGGTGGACTGCCAGTGCGGCTCCTCCCAGCAGGCCAACCACATGGTCGCCAACATGATCGCGGCCGGCGTCATCGACATCGGCATCGGCTGCGGCGTCGAGGCTATGTCCCGGGTGCCGCTGGGCAGCGGCTCCAAGCACGGTCCCGGCAAGCCCTGGCCCGACGAGTGGAACGTCGATCTGCCCAACCAGTTCGAGGCGGCCGAACGCATCGCCCGCAAGCGGGGGCTGACCCGCGGGGACGTCGACTCGCTCGGCCTGCGCTCCCAGGAGCGGGCGGCCGCGGCCTGGGCCGAGGAACGCTTCAAACGGGAGACGTTCGCCGTCCAGGTCCCCACCACCGAGGACGAACAGGCCGCGGGCCAGGGCATGTGGCGGCTGGTCGACCGCGACGAGGGGCTGCGCGACACCAGCCTGGAGGCCCTGGGCGGCCTCAAGCCCGTGATGCCGACCGCCGTCCACACGGCGGGCAACTCCTCGCAGATCTCCGACGGCGCCGCCGCGGTGATGTGGGCCTCCAAGCGCATGGCACGCGCCCTCAAGCTCAAGCCGCGGGCCCGCATCGTGGCCCAGGCGCTGGTCGGCTCCGATCCGCACTTCCATCTGGACGGCCCCATCGACGCCACCCGTGCCGTGCTCGGCAAGGCCGGGATGTCCCTCAGGGACATCGACCTCGTCGAGATCAACGAAGCCTTCGCCTCCGTGGTGCTCTCCTGGGCGCAGGTTTTCGAGCAGGACCTGGGGAAGGTGAACGTGAACGGCGGCGCGATCGCCCTGGGCCACCCGGTCGGCGCCACCGGCGCGCGGCTCCTCACCACCGCACTCCACGAACTCGAACGCCGGGACAAGGAGTTCGCCCTGATCACCATGTGCGCGGGCGGGGCACTGGCTACGGGGACGATCATCCAGCGGCTTTAG
- a CDS encoding cytochrome P450 gives MPCPALPEGFDFTDPDVYQSRVPLPEFAQLRQTAPVWWNAQPHGIAGFGDDGYWVVTRHQDVKEVSTKPELFSANLNTSIIRFQASMTRDQIDVQKLIMLNMDPPEHTRVRQIVQRGFTPRAIRALEDALRERAARIVAEARRKGSGDFVTDIACELPLQAIAELIGIPQGDRARIFDWSNKMIAYDDPELAITEEVGVNAAMELISYAMNLAAARKECPAKDIVSRLVAAEHEGNLGSDEFGFFVLLLAVAGNETTRNAITHGMHAFLTHPDQWELYKRERPGTTAEEIVRWATPVVSFQRTATQDTELGGAKIKRGQRVGIFYSSANHDPEVFDHPEAFDITRDPNPHLGFGGGGPHFCLGKSLAVLEINLIFNALADAMPDISLAGDPRRLRSAWINGVKELQVHYG, from the coding sequence ATGCCATGCCCCGCGTTGCCCGAAGGGTTCGACTTCACCGACCCCGACGTCTACCAGTCCCGCGTTCCGCTCCCGGAGTTCGCGCAGTTGCGGCAGACCGCACCCGTGTGGTGGAACGCCCAGCCGCACGGCATCGCCGGCTTCGGTGACGACGGCTATTGGGTGGTCACCCGTCACCAGGACGTCAAAGAGGTGTCCACCAAGCCGGAGCTCTTCTCCGCGAACCTCAACACCTCGATCATCCGCTTCCAGGCGTCCATGACCCGCGACCAGATCGACGTCCAGAAGCTGATCATGCTGAACATGGACCCGCCCGAGCACACCCGGGTCCGCCAGATCGTCCAGCGCGGTTTCACCCCGCGCGCCATCCGCGCCCTGGAGGACGCCTTGCGCGAGCGGGCGGCGCGTATCGTCGCCGAGGCGCGCCGGAAGGGCTCCGGTGACTTCGTCACCGATATCGCGTGTGAACTGCCCCTCCAGGCCATCGCGGAACTCATCGGCATCCCCCAGGGCGACCGGGCCCGGATCTTCGACTGGTCGAACAAGATGATCGCGTACGACGATCCCGAACTGGCCATCACCGAAGAGGTCGGCGTCAACGCGGCCATGGAGCTGATCTCGTACGCCATGAACCTCGCCGCGGCGCGCAAGGAGTGCCCGGCCAAGGACATCGTCAGCCGGCTGGTCGCGGCGGAGCACGAAGGGAATCTCGGCTCGGACGAATTCGGCTTCTTCGTGCTGCTGCTGGCGGTGGCCGGCAACGAGACGACGCGCAATGCCATCACCCATGGGATGCACGCCTTCCTCACCCATCCCGACCAGTGGGAGCTCTACAAGCGCGAGCGCCCCGGGACGACGGCCGAGGAGATCGTGCGGTGGGCGACGCCAGTGGTCTCCTTCCAGCGCACCGCCACCCAGGACACCGAACTGGGCGGGGCGAAGATCAAGAGGGGCCAGCGGGTGGGGATCTTCTACTCCTCCGCCAACCACGACCCGGAGGTCTTCGACCACCCCGAGGCCTTCGACATCACCCGCGACCCCAATCCCCACCTGGGGTTCGGCGGCGGCGGGCCGCACTTCTGCCTCGGCAAGTCCCTTGCGGTCCTGGAGATCAACCTGATCTTCAACGCCCTTGCCGACGCCATGCCCGACATCAGCCTGGCAGGCGACCCGCGCCGGCTCCGCTCGGCCTGGATCAACGGGGTCAAGGAGCTTCAGGTTCACTACGGCTGA
- a CDS encoding DUF6230 family protein — protein MKDAHGRPVTGRISWRKFAVLSVPALAGTAALGIALANGALAASFAVSGQQFKVSADSLAGEGFAQYGGVDANARGDLLPVAVTAIKSARMNHLCQSVVTHLPVIGDISLNLSAGTGGKPVEATNLFVDATQLSGNATFHQIEIGRDASTLDKGPDSAQGMQDLFAQQADDINISSLRQTAWATNAGTFKLSGLNMKISKGKKECF, from the coding sequence ATGAAGGACGCACACGGCAGACCTGTCACGGGACGCATCAGCTGGCGGAAGTTCGCCGTGCTGTCCGTTCCGGCCCTCGCCGGCACCGCCGCCCTGGGCATCGCCCTGGCCAACGGGGCGCTGGCGGCATCATTCGCCGTCTCGGGGCAGCAGTTCAAGGTCTCCGCCGACAGCCTCGCGGGCGAGGGGTTCGCCCAGTACGGCGGTGTGGACGCGAACGCCAGGGGAGATCTCCTGCCGGTCGCCGTCACCGCCATCAAGTCGGCCCGGATGAACCACCTGTGCCAGTCGGTCGTCACCCACCTGCCGGTCATCGGCGATATCTCGCTCAACCTCAGCGCCGGTACGGGCGGCAAGCCCGTCGAGGCGACCAATCTCTTCGTGGACGCCACCCAGCTCTCCGGCAATGCGACCTTCCACCAGATCGAGATCGGCCGGGACGCCTCCACCCTCGACAAGGGGCCGGACAGCGCCCAGGGCATGCAGGACCTCTTCGCCCAGCAGGCCGATGACATCAACATCAGCAGCCTCCGGCAGACCGCGTGGGCCACCAACGCGGGGACCTTCAAGCTGTCCGGCCTCAATATGAAGATCTCCAAGGGCAAGAAGGAATGCTTCTGA
- a CDS encoding DUF6114 domain-containing protein, which yields MLLTWRRWRRGRPFWGGLAAVLAGAEICAIPLAPLKIMLQQGIAGIPSVLMGLVMIVMGLSAWFAPHYRGLAGVLTVLCAAAALVMSNLGGFLIGTIIGILGGSMIFAWQPVTPTEPATAADTAMAATTATAVAPTAVAESGAVSEPGTVSELGTVAEPRTVAEPGALAEPGGSAPAPSEP from the coding sequence ATGCTTCTGACCTGGCGGCGCTGGCGGAGGGGGCGGCCCTTCTGGGGCGGCCTGGCGGCCGTCCTCGCCGGCGCCGAGATCTGCGCCATCCCGCTGGCACCGCTGAAGATCATGCTGCAGCAGGGCATCGCGGGTATCCCGTCGGTGCTGATGGGGCTGGTGATGATCGTGATGGGGCTCTCGGCGTGGTTCGCGCCGCACTACCGCGGCCTCGCGGGTGTGCTCACCGTGCTGTGCGCGGCGGCCGCGCTGGTGATGTCCAACCTCGGCGGCTTTCTGATCGGCACCATCATCGGGATTCTCGGCGGCTCGATGATCTTTGCCTGGCAGCCGGTCACCCCGACGGAACCCGCAACCGCCGCCGACACCGCCATGGCCGCCACCACCGCAACCGCCGTTGCTCCCACGGCCGTTGCCGAGTCCGGGGCCGTTTCCGAACCCGGGACCGTTTCCGAACTCGGGACTGTTGCCGAACCCCGGACCGTTGCCGAACCCGGGGCCCTTGCCGAGCCCGGCGGCAGCGCGCCCGCCCCCAGCGAACCGTAA
- the ctaD gene encoding cytochrome c oxidase subunit I, which translates to MRSPVKWLTTTDHKTIGTLYLVTAFAFFCVGGVMALLMRAELARPGHQLLSNEQFNQAFTMHGTVMLLMFATPLFAGFANWIMPLQIGAPDVAFPRLNMFAYWLYLFGSLIAVGGFLTPQGAADFGWFAYAPLSDAVHSPGIGGDMWIMGLAFSGFGTILGSVNFITTIICMRAPGMTMFRMPIFTWNVLLTGVLVLLAFPVLAAALFALEADRKFGAHVFDAANGGALLWQHLFWFFGHPEVYIIALPFFGIISEVIPVFSRKPMFGYMGLIAATVSIAGLSVTVWAHHMYVTGGVLLPFFSFMTFLIAVPTGVKFFNWIGTMWKGSLSFETPMLWTIGFLITFTFGGLTGVILASPPMDFHVSDSYFVVAHFHYVVFGTVVFAMFAGFHFWWPKFTGKMLDERLGKITFWTLFVGFHGTFLVQHWLGAEGMVRRIPDYLAADGFTALNTVSSIFSFLLGLSLLPFFYNVWKTAKYGEKVEADDPWGYGRSLEWATSCPPPRHNFRTLPRIRSESPAFDLHHPEIAQEAGALTDTGKAPVAGIGARI; encoded by the coding sequence ATGAGATCCCCCGTGAAGTGGCTGACGACCACCGACCACAAGACGATCGGCACGCTGTACCTGGTCACCGCCTTCGCGTTCTTCTGCGTCGGCGGAGTGATGGCGCTGCTGATGCGCGCCGAGCTCGCCCGTCCCGGCCACCAGCTCCTGTCGAACGAGCAGTTCAACCAGGCGTTCACGATGCACGGCACGGTCATGCTGCTGATGTTCGCGACGCCGCTGTTCGCCGGCTTCGCGAACTGGATCATGCCGCTGCAGATCGGCGCGCCCGATGTCGCCTTTCCCCGGCTGAACATGTTCGCGTACTGGCTCTATCTCTTCGGTTCGCTGATCGCGGTGGGGGGATTTCTGACGCCTCAAGGGGCGGCGGACTTCGGCTGGTTCGCGTATGCGCCGCTCTCCGACGCCGTGCATTCCCCCGGTATCGGCGGCGATATGTGGATCATGGGTCTGGCCTTCTCGGGCTTCGGCACGATCCTCGGTTCGGTCAACTTCATCACGACGATCATCTGCATGCGGGCTCCCGGCATGACGATGTTCCGGATGCCGATCTTCACCTGGAATGTGCTGCTGACCGGTGTGCTGGTCCTGCTGGCCTTCCCGGTGCTGGCGGCGGCGCTGTTCGCGCTGGAGGCGGACCGTAAATTCGGGGCGCATGTCTTCGATGCCGCAAATGGCGGCGCATTGCTCTGGCAGCACCTCTTCTGGTTCTTCGGCCATCCAGAGGTGTACATCATCGCCTTGCCGTTCTTCGGGATCATTTCCGAGGTCATTCCGGTGTTCTCCCGGAAGCCGATGTTCGGTTACATGGGTCTGATTGCGGCGACGGTGTCGATTGCCGGTCTGTCGGTCACGGTGTGGGCGCACCACATGTATGTGACGGGCGGTGTGCTGTTGCCGTTCTTCTCGTTCATGACGTTCCTGATCGCGGTGCCGACCGGTGTGAAGTTCTTCAACTGGATCGGCACGATGTGGAAGGGCTCGCTGTCCTTCGAGACGCCGATGCTGTGGACGATCGGCTTCCTGATCACCTTCACCTTCGGTGGTCTGACCGGTGTCATCCTGGCGTCGCCGCCGATGGACTTCCACGTCTCGGACTCGTACTTCGTGGTGGCGCACTTCCACTACGTGGTGTTCGGCACGGTCGTCTTCGCGATGTTCGCCGGCTTCCACTTCTGGTGGCCGAAGTTCACCGGCAAGATGCTGGACGAGCGGCTGGGCAAGATCACCTTCTGGACGCTGTTCGTGGGCTTCCACGGCACCTTCCTCGTCCAGCACTGGCTGGGCGCCGAGGGCATGGTGCGGCGTATCCCCGACTATCTCGCCGCGGACGGATTCACCGCCCTGAACACCGTCTCCAGCATCTTCTCCTTCCTCCTCGGGCTCTCCTTGCTGCCGTTCTTCTACAACGTCTGGAAGACGGCGAAGTACGGCGAGAAGGTCGAGGCCGACGACCCGTGGGGCTATGGCCGCTCGCTGGAGTGGGCGACGTCCTGCCCGCCGCCGCGGCACAACTTCCGTACCCTGCCGCGCATTCGCTCCGAATCCCCGGCGTTCGACCTGCACCACCCGGAGATCGCCCAGGAGGCCGGTGCCCTGACCGATACCGGTAAAGCGCCCGTCGCCGGAATCGGAGCACGCATATGA
- a CDS encoding RNA polymerase sigma factor: MSTDDAFAEAYRAHYWAVSRFVARRLDGQAHEVEEVVAEVFSIAWRRRTDLPDAPLPWLYGVARNCLANTVRGLGRYRRLLHRLGNHEAAHQRQTVESPDAERPGSWVHEALARLSPADREVLRLTAWEELTVEELAVTLGCGRSAAAMRLHRARGRLRTQIERMRQRGAARPDAPPSRLDAPPAQQPSPPAQPPSPPAQPPSPAAQVPAPATPPRVTHHPVPTRAGGRRHD, encoded by the coding sequence ATGAGCACGGACGACGCCTTCGCCGAGGCCTATCGCGCGCACTACTGGGCGGTCAGCCGCTTCGTCGCGCGACGGCTGGACGGGCAGGCACACGAGGTCGAGGAAGTGGTGGCGGAGGTCTTCTCCATAGCCTGGAGACGCCGCACCGATCTCCCCGACGCGCCACTGCCCTGGCTGTACGGGGTGGCCCGGAACTGTCTCGCCAATACGGTGCGGGGGCTGGGCCGTTACCGGCGGCTGCTGCACCGGCTCGGCAACCACGAGGCGGCGCACCAGCGGCAGACCGTGGAGAGCCCGGACGCGGAGCGGCCCGGCTCCTGGGTGCACGAGGCGCTGGCCCGGCTCTCCCCCGCCGACCGGGAGGTGCTGCGCCTGACGGCCTGGGAGGAACTGACCGTCGAGGAGCTGGCGGTGACGCTCGGCTGCGGCCGGAGCGCGGCGGCCATGCGGCTGCACCGGGCGCGCGGCCGGCTCCGTACGCAGATCGAGCGCATGCGGCAGAGAGGCGCTGCCCGGCCCGACGCGCCCCCGTCACGACTCGACGCGCCTCCTGCGCAGCAACCCTCTCCCCCTGCACAGCCACCGTCTCCCCCTGCGCAGCCCCCCTCCCCGGCCGCGCAGGTCCCCGCACCAGCCACGCCGCCCAGAGTGACCCACCACCCCGTACCGACCCGAGCCGGAGGCCGCCGCCATGACTGA
- a CDS encoding CU044_5270 family protein, whose translation MTEELELLRQADPVAADEGPWRDRPLTASAEARLQALTAGASAIPPGRPRPVRRRRLVLGLTAVSSAVVAALVLTFSGAGSGPAVAAPVALALHADAPSVSLDVLARRAEARARAAGSSDGPSRGSHLQSWYMSMESGPDADPPVTVPEERITRWHDDGSGSELVVATDPRHPGRPVIHDNDGHWQTVSDGKVLHRKTYPAGSEAQHSGLASRTRPSTDPAALREQLSWLYGGPGGTRTTPELLSALSSLRQQWTPGRRETAAIVRMLADADGLRQAGVVTDRLGRRGQAYVYDGPDGAANSTRQMVILDPRTGELLGLEITFTKDVPEFRIKSGEVMSYEAWMP comes from the coding sequence ATGACTGAGGAACTGGAGCTGCTGCGGCAGGCCGACCCCGTCGCCGCCGATGAGGGGCCCTGGCGCGACCGCCCGCTGACCGCGTCGGCCGAGGCCCGTCTGCAGGCACTGACGGCCGGCGCGAGCGCGATCCCCCCCGGCCGTCCGCGTCCCGTCCGCCGTCGCCGTCTGGTACTGGGCCTGACCGCCGTGTCGTCGGCCGTCGTCGCCGCGCTCGTACTCACCTTTTCCGGCGCCGGCAGCGGCCCCGCCGTCGCGGCGCCCGTCGCCCTCGCCCTGCACGCCGATGCGCCGTCCGTCTCCCTGGACGTCCTCGCCCGCAGGGCGGAGGCCAGGGCCCGGGCGGCCGGTTCCTCGGACGGGCCGAGCCGGGGCAGCCATCTGCAGAGCTGGTACATGAGCATGGAGTCGGGCCCCGACGCCGATCCGCCCGTCACCGTGCCCGAGGAGCGCATCACCCGCTGGCACGACGACGGCAGCGGCTCGGAACTGGTCGTGGCCACCGACCCGCGGCACCCGGGCCGTCCGGTGATCCACGACAACGACGGGCACTGGCAGACCGTCAGCGACGGCAAGGTGCTGCACCGCAAGACCTATCCGGCGGGCTCGGAGGCCCAGCACAGCGGCCTCGCCTCCCGTACGAGGCCGTCGACCGACCCCGCGGCACTGCGCGAACAGCTGTCGTGGCTGTACGGCGGTCCGGGCGGCACCCGTACGACTCCGGAGCTCCTGTCGGCGCTCTCCTCCCTCCGCCAGCAGTGGACGCCGGGGCGGCGCGAGACGGCCGCCATCGTCCGGATGCTGGCCGATGCGGACGGGCTGCGGCAGGCCGGCGTGGTCACCGACCGGCTGGGCCGGCGCGGGCAGGCGTATGTGTACGACGGGCCCGACGGCGCCGCGAACTCCACCCGCCAGATGGTGATCCTCGATCCGCGCACCGGCGAACTCCTGGGGCTGGAGATCACCTTCACCAAGGACGTGCCGGAGTTCAGGATCAAGTCGGGGGAGGTCATGTCGTACGAGGCGTGGATGCCGTGA